The DNA region AGGCTCTTCACGGACGGTAAATATCCTTCTGGCTTGCATGTTCGTTCTGTTTATATCCGGTTTAGGAGCAATTATCATCTCCGGAGCCAATTAATCCGGCTCTCACTCGATCTCATAAATTAATGCTTTCTTTTTCTAACTTCATCGAGTGAAAGAGGAAATTGCCTGAACTAAATATACATTTTCGTTCAACCTAAAATTTTTAATACATGAGACTAATTAAAGCAATATTATTCTGTCTATGCATGTGTTCGTTCGACTTGTACGCACAAGTCAATGTCACAGGAATTGTAAATGATAACACCGGGGAGACACTTCCCGGGGTATCTATCCTGGCAAAAGATGGCGACCGTACCTACGGAACCACCACCGATATGAATGGTAAATACCAGATTAAAGTCAATCAAGGTGCTACCCTTGAGTTCAGCTTCATCGGCTTTGCCACACAAAAGGTGAAAGTGGGCACCAGCAACGTCATCAACATCACTTTGGAACCCGAGAACAAACTACTGGACGAAGTAGTGGTCATCGGTTATGGTACTGTAAAAAAGAAAGATTTATTGGGTTCCATATCTACCGTCAAGGAAGATGCTCTGGCCGAACGCATTTCGGGCAATGTAGTGGAATCTATGCGAGGTCTGACTTCTGGTGTAAAGATTACGAGCAGCGGTCAGCCCGGCTCCAATGCCAACATCACAATCCGCGGTTTAGGCAGTCTGACGAACAATAACCCGCTGTTCATCATCGACGGTGCCTATGGCGGCAGTGACTTGGGTGTCAATGTGGAAGATATTGAATCCATCCAGGTGTTGAAAGATGCCTCATCAGCGGCCATCTACGGATCGCGTGCAGCCAACGGTGTTGTAATCATCACCACCAAACAGGGTAAAGAAGGTGACTTGAAAGTAAAGTTCGACTCCCAACTGACACTAAGCTGGCTGCCCCGTTACGACCTGATGGATGCCGAGACTTATAAAATCTACAACGACCGCGCCTACGACGAAGCTATACTGGCAGGTGTCTCAGGCATTACCAAACGCCAGAACCACTACGACGGGAATACCGACTGGCAGGATGAAATGCTGAGCACCGGTGTTTTACAGAACTACAACGTCTCTCTATCCGGCGGTTCCAAAACGGTAAAGTACTACGCCTCACTGAACCGCATGGTCGACGACGGCGCCCTATTGAATACCAAGTATGACAAATACGGTTTCCGCATCAACACAAGCGGACAGAAGGGCATCTTCTCCTATGGAGAGAACTTCTACTACACCAAGTCGGACCGGAAAAACCTGAATGGCAATCCCTGGAGTGACTTTATCGGTATAGCACCAACAATTCCGGTATATGATGAATCACATCCCGGAGGATACGGATATGGTGACGTAGACCGCGCAAACACATACGGTCTGAACCCCGTAGCCATGCAAAACCTGTATGTGCAGAACAACGAAGAAGAGTACCTGACAGGAAACATCTACGGACAGATATCACTCTTCGGGATGTTCGATGCCAAACTGAATGTAGCCTACAAGAGTTATATGGGTATCACCAACTCATTGCGCAAGAAAGGTAACTGGACGATGGGACAGGGAGACGATGCCGCGAGCTTAGGTTACGACAGCGCCAAGAATCATGACATACTGATTGAACAAACCTATAACTTCAAGCATAAATTCGGTAAGCACGATGTGAATGCTCTGTTCGGTATCACCTACAACAAGTTCCACGAAGAAAAGCGCTGGATAACGAAATTAGACCCGCTGATGATAGGCGACAAATACATCACTTCACTCGATGCCGCTACCGGCAACACCACCGCAGGCGGTAATTATGGTGAATCTGCCCTGATTTCCTACCTCGGACGAATCAACTATTCGTATGCCGACAAATATCTGGCACAGGTGACTGCCCGCCGCGACGGCACTTCCCGTCTGCCCAAAAACGACCGTTGGGGAAACTTCCTCTCCGTTTCACTGGGTTGGCGCATCAGTGGAGAAAAGTTCTTTCAAGTGCCTTGGATTGACGATTTGAAGATACGTGCCAACTACGGTACACTCGGCAACAGCAGTATCGGCTACTGGGACTACCAGTCGGTCATCAACACCGCTCCGCGTGCAGTGATCGGTAGCCCCGAAAACATCCTGATTGGTATGACGCAATCACAATTGAGCAACAACGACCTTGTCTGGGAGAAGAAGACAACTGCCAACATAGGTTTCGACTTAGTCGCCCTCAACAACCGCCTCCGCTTTACGGCCGAATATTTCTACTCCAAAAGCGAAGACCTGCTTGTCTACCTGCCCATCCTGATGAGTTCAGGTAATGAAGGCGGTGCACCGGCTGTCAATGCCGGCAGTCTGGAAAACAGAGGAGTCGAGTTTGAAGTAGGCTGGAATGATAAGGTCGGTGAATTTGAATACTCAGCATCATTAAATATCTCCCACTTGAAGAACAAAGTTATCGATCTGGGATATGGGAAACAGAATAAGAAGATTCCTACATATACCACACTCGCAATAACCGAAGTCGGACAGCCTCTCGGCATGTGGTACCTCTACAAGATGCTCGGCATCTTCCAGTCCGAAGAAGAGATACAGAACTATGTAAACTCCGAAGGCAAAGTCATTCAGCCGAATGCCCGCCCCGGTGATATTAAATATGATGACTACAATGGCGATGGAATCATTTCATCCGAAGACCGCCAGAAAGTGGGCAATCCGTGGCCTAAGCTCGAACTCGGCTTAAATCTTGGTGCTTCCTATAAAGGTTTCGACCTGAGCATCAGCGCTTACGGCCGCTTCGGACAGGAAGTATGGAATGGCTCGGCAGCCGCAGCCGGTGACTTCGCCAACAACCAGAACAACTTCAACGGCATTGTTCCCTGGACACAGGAACACCCGGTGAACGACCGTCCGCGTATCGTATACGGAGACTCCCGCAATAGCCGGAGCGATCAGGACCGTTGGTTGGAGAACGGTTCGTTCTTCCGTCTGAGCGACATTACTTTAGGATATACGGTTCCTACCCGTTACATCAAGAAAATCGGTTTGG from Bacteroides sp. MSB163 includes:
- a CDS encoding TonB-dependent receptor, which translates into the protein MRLIKAILFCLCMCSFDLYAQVNVTGIVNDNTGETLPGVSILAKDGDRTYGTTTDMNGKYQIKVNQGATLEFSFIGFATQKVKVGTSNVINITLEPENKLLDEVVVIGYGTVKKKDLLGSISTVKEDALAERISGNVVESMRGLTSGVKITSSGQPGSNANITIRGLGSLTNNNPLFIIDGAYGGSDLGVNVEDIESIQVLKDASSAAIYGSRAANGVVIITTKQGKEGDLKVKFDSQLTLSWLPRYDLMDAETYKIYNDRAYDEAILAGVSGITKRQNHYDGNTDWQDEMLSTGVLQNYNVSLSGGSKTVKYYASLNRMVDDGALLNTKYDKYGFRINTSGQKGIFSYGENFYYTKSDRKNLNGNPWSDFIGIAPTIPVYDESHPGGYGYGDVDRANTYGLNPVAMQNLYVQNNEEEYLTGNIYGQISLFGMFDAKLNVAYKSYMGITNSLRKKGNWTMGQGDDAASLGYDSAKNHDILIEQTYNFKHKFGKHDVNALFGITYNKFHEEKRWITKLDPLMIGDKYITSLDAATGNTTAGGNYGESALISYLGRINYSYADKYLAQVTARRDGTSRLPKNDRWGNFLSVSLGWRISGEKFFQVPWIDDLKIRANYGTLGNSSIGYWDYQSVINTAPRAVIGSPENILIGMTQSQLSNNDLVWEKKTTANIGFDLVALNNRLRFTAEYFYSKSEDLLVYLPILMSSGNEGGAPAVNAGSLENRGVEFEVGWNDKVGEFEYSASLNISHLKNKVIDLGYGKQNKKIPTYTTLAITEVGQPLGMWYLYKMLGIFQSEEEIQNYVNSEGKVIQPNARPGDIKYDDYNGDGIISSEDRQKVGNPWPKLELGLNLGASYKGFDLSISAYGRFGQEVWNGSAAAAGDFANNQNNFNGIVPWTQEHPVNDRPRIVYGDSRNSRSDQDRWLENGSFFRLSDITLGYTVPTRYIKKIGLERLRASVTLQNMVTFTGYSGLDPEFADSGIFTMGADYCSFPNPRAVQFALSFTF